A window of Borrelia sp. A-FGy1 contains these coding sequences:
- a CDS encoding substrate-binding domain-containing protein, whose amino-acid sequence MTYLKLMILYIVVKGINLMRNIKLTFAILLFFLFISCSTNSNENIISIGGSTTASSIMDELILSYKKTNNQIKVTYDAQGSSVGIKGLFDGIYKMAISSRDATEEEIAKGAKVTIIAYDALIFITSPDVNITNIAESDLANILNGTIKNWKQVEGPNARINLINRDSSSGSYSSVKELVLEKILKTPEKAQFKQDSIVVKSNGEVIEKVSLTPHSIGYISFGYTKNSMEKGLNTLSINTIYPTKETIMQNKYNIKRILIAITTSISENKNTLNFIEFMLSPNGQDIIEEQGFIGIENKI is encoded by the coding sequence TTGACTTATCTAAAATTAATGATATTATATATAGTCGTAAAAGGAATCAATTTAATGAGAAATATCAAATTAACCTTTGCTATTTTATTATTCTTTCTATTTATAAGTTGCTCAACTAATAGTAATGAAAATATTATTTCTATTGGAGGCTCCACCACTGCATCTTCTATTATGGATGAATTAATCTTAAGTTATAAAAAAACAAATAACCAAATTAAAGTAACTTATGATGCTCAAGGAAGTAGCGTGGGCATTAAAGGATTATTTGATGGCATTTATAAAATGGCAATTTCATCAAGGGATGCTACCGAAGAAGAAATAGCTAAGGGCGCTAAAGTCACTATAATTGCTTATGATGCTTTAATATTTATCACAAGCCCTGATGTTAATATTACAAATATTGCAGAATCTGACTTGGCAAATATACTTAATGGAACTATTAAAAATTGGAAACAAGTTGAAGGACCTAACGCTAGAATAAATCTCATAAATAGAGATTCATCATCCGGATCGTATTCATCTGTCAAAGAACTAGTTCTTGAAAAAATATTAAAAACTCCTGAAAAAGCCCAATTCAAGCAAGATAGTATTGTAGTAAAATCTAATGGTGAGGTGATTGAAAAGGTAAGTCTTACTCCACATTCAATTGGATATATTAGCTTTGGATATACGAAGAACTCTATGGAAAAGGGGCTAAATACGCTTTCAATAAATACCATATATCCTACAAAAGAAACAATAATGCAGAATAAATACAATATAAAAAGAATTTTAATTGCAATCACAACTAGTATTTCTGAAAACAAAAATACACTTAACTTTATTGAATTTATGCTAAGTCCAAATGGTCAAGATATTATTGAAGAACAAGGATTCATTGGCATTGAAAATAAAATTTAA
- the pstA gene encoding phosphate ABC transporter permease PstA → MNTVQINKLLNKISFFIIKLISYALIALLIFLISYILYNSLFFSVKKQTLFLNEKKHFLPLTLKNQKIKIAFIINKSIKIDELTTKDIYNIYNNKISHWGSISDQVIDIVPIASLKSNLSSKVILTTFIKNNEFNNRYVKVKESTEEMIKTVNKTVGAIGYLTKEELEDLNFKKYPEIKSIKIKSMSILVGKKTLQKSENEIINALSLEMTEKLLIGKKKWNELIFKNINSYIIKHSAYNPNIIKEVEEKEGTIAVVPWHSFYKSNPPFLKLYYTKKSMPLNLNFILSTPRNSGAYGGISYLIINTFYVILLTAVISIFIGIGTGIMLAEYTSSKIFYKTISMSVEILSSIPAIIFGLFGLIFFVPILGMGIFSGAITSSLMILPMIIKTTEEAFKSIPKSYKYASFALGANKTETILKILLPASSPGILTGIVLAIGRALGETAVLLFTMGTNLGLAETLNEPARSLTVHLLLLFQEGHLDKGFGTASILIIMILLINLTSKFLINKLYRIK, encoded by the coding sequence GTGAATACAGTTCAAATAAACAAACTGTTAAATAAAATATCATTTTTCATAATAAAATTAATTTCTTATGCGTTAATAGCACTATTAATTTTTTTAATATCCTACATATTATACAATTCACTATTTTTTTCAGTTAAAAAACAAACATTATTTTTAAATGAAAAAAAACATTTTCTACCATTAACACTTAAGAACCAAAAAATAAAAATTGCCTTTATTATAAATAAAAGCATTAAAATAGATGAACTCACTACTAAAGACATATATAACATATATAATAATAAAATTTCTCATTGGGGAAGCATATCCGATCAAGTCATAGATATAGTTCCAATTGCAAGTTTAAAATCAAATTTATCCAGTAAAGTTATACTAACAACCTTTATAAAAAATAATGAATTTAACAACAGATATGTAAAAGTAAAAGAATCAACTGAAGAAATGATAAAAACCGTCAATAAAACTGTGGGAGCTATTGGCTATCTAACAAAAGAAGAACTCGAAGATTTAAATTTCAAAAAATATCCAGAAATTAAATCTATAAAAATTAAATCTATGTCTATTTTAGTAGGGAAAAAAACATTACAAAAGAGCGAAAATGAGATTATTAATGCACTGAGCCTAGAAATGACTGAAAAGCTGCTCATAGGAAAGAAAAAATGGAATGAGTTAATATTTAAAAATATTAACTCATATATTATAAAACACTCAGCTTATAATCCTAATATAATAAAAGAAGTAGAAGAAAAAGAAGGTACCATTGCAGTTGTACCTTGGCACTCTTTTTACAAAAGCAATCCTCCCTTTCTTAAACTTTATTACACAAAAAAAAGCATGCCTTTAAACCTAAATTTTATATTATCTACCCCGAGAAATTCTGGCGCATATGGGGGCATATCTTATTTAATCATTAATACCTTTTATGTAATATTATTAACAGCAGTAATTTCAATTTTCATAGGAATTGGCACAGGAATAATGCTTGCAGAATACACTTCAAGCAAAATATTTTACAAAACAATATCCATGAGCGTAGAAATTTTATCATCAATCCCTGCAATAATTTTCGGACTTTTTGGACTCATATTTTTTGTCCCAATACTTGGCATGGGAATATTTTCTGGTGCTATAACAAGCTCATTAATGATACTACCAATGATTATTAAAACAACCGAAGAAGCATTTAAGTCAATTCCCAAATCATATAAATATGCTTCTTTTGCTCTGGGGGCAAACAAAACAGAAACTATACTCAAAATTCTATTACCTGCATCCAGTCCCGGCATTTTAACAGGAATAGTTCTTGCAATAGGACGTGCACTTGGCGAGACAGCTGTACTTCTATTCACAATGGGAACAAATTTAGGATTAGCAGAAACTTTAAATGAACCCGCAAGAAGCTTAACAGTACATTTATTGTTATTATTTCAAGAAGGACACTTAGACAAAGGGTTTGGAACGGCATCAATACTTATTATAATGATACTTTTAATAAACTTGACATCAAAATTTTTAATTAATAAATTATATAGGATTAAATAA
- the pstB gene encoding phosphate ABC transporter ATP-binding protein PstB encodes MNKDKAIIKTENLSLFYTDFKALNNINISILRNSITALIGPSGCGKSTFLRTLNRMNDLVEGVKIEGKVIYEDKSIYSNNFDVLELRRKIGMVFQTPNPFLMSVYDNISYGPKIHGIKDKKKLDEIVEKSLIKSALWNEVKDKLNINALSLSGGQQQRLCIARTLAIEPNVILMDEPTSALDPISTGKIEELIINLKESYTIIIVTHNMQQAGRISDRTAFFLNGYIEEESPTDELFFNPKNIKTEEYITGKFG; translated from the coding sequence ATGAATAAAGATAAAGCAATCATTAAAACAGAAAATTTAAGCTTATTTTATACAGACTTTAAAGCATTAAATAACATTAACATATCTATACTAAGAAATAGCATTACAGCATTAATAGGCCCATCTGGCTGTGGAAAATCAACATTCCTTAGAACACTTAACAGAATGAACGACCTTGTGGAAGGTGTTAAAATAGAAGGAAAAGTAATATATGAAGATAAGAGTATTTACTCAAATAATTTTGATGTTCTTGAACTTAGAAGAAAAATAGGTATGGTTTTCCAAACTCCCAATCCATTTTTAATGTCTGTTTATGACAATATAAGTTATGGACCAAAAATTCACGGAATTAAAGACAAAAAAAAACTTGATGAAATAGTTGAAAAATCTTTAATAAAGTCTGCACTTTGGAATGAAGTAAAAGATAAGCTTAACATAAACGCTCTAAGTCTTTCAGGAGGACAGCAACAAAGACTGTGCATTGCAAGAACTCTTGCAATTGAACCAAATGTAATATTAATGGATGAACCTACTTCTGCTCTTGATCCAATATCAACAGGGAAAATCGAAGAGTTAATAATTAATTTAAAAGAAAGCTATACTATTATAATAGTTACTCACAATATGCAACAAGCTGGAAGAATATCTGATCGAACTGCTTTTTTCCTTAACGGATACATAGAAGAAGAAAGCCCAACAGATGAATTATTCTTCAATCCTAAAAATATTAAGACCGAAGAATATATCACTGGCAAATTCGGTTAA
- a CDS encoding SIMPL domain-containing protein (The SIMPL domain is named for its presence in mouse protein SIMPL (signalling molecule that associates with mouse pelle-like kinase). Bacterial member BP26, from Brucella, was shown to assemble into a channel-like structure, while YggE from E. coli has been associated with resistance to oxidative stress.), with protein sequence MLRVLVLLSSLIFLLSSFIISNGIKNVGTKNKDYITVKGLSEREVISNSSSWNLQYELVGNTVNEINRLNNANLMAVREFFVSYGFSENDIKIASMNFNIGNYQGTLYKYSAYVSLNVYTKDIDKMEQASNNIIKLYNKGVLLTSNIGPNYYFDKINDVKPEMLADSVKNAKLAALEFANNSGATLGKIKNANQGYFEFLPVDRSLGNHELYSKKILRVVTTVSYYVD encoded by the coding sequence ATGCTTAGGGTATTAGTTTTATTATCATCGTTAATATTTTTGTTATCATCATTCATCATATCTAATGGCATAAAAAATGTTGGGACTAAGAATAAGGATTATATCACTGTTAAAGGTTTAAGTGAAAGAGAAGTTATATCAAATTCTTCAAGTTGGAATTTACAGTATGAGTTAGTTGGTAATACTGTAAATGAAATTAATAGATTAAATAATGCGAATTTGATGGCAGTAAGAGAGTTTTTTGTTAGTTATGGATTTAGTGAAAATGATATAAAAATTGCGTCTATGAATTTTAATATTGGAAATTATCAAGGAACTCTTTATAAGTATAGTGCTTATGTGTCTTTAAATGTTTATACTAAAGATATTGATAAGATGGAACAAGCAAGTAATAATATTATTAAGCTTTATAATAAGGGAGTTCTTTTAACTAGTAATATAGGCCCAAATTATTATTTTGATAAAATTAATGATGTTAAGCCTGAGATGTTAGCGGATTCCGTTAAAAATGCTAAATTAGCAGCTTTGGAGTTTGCAAATAATTCAGGTGCTACTTTGGGAAAAATTAAAAATGCAAATCAAGGATACTTTGAATTTCTTCCAGTTGATAGAAGCTTAGGGAATCATGAGCTTTACTCAAAGAAGATATTAAGAGTTGTTACTACAGTTTCTTACTATGTAGATTAA
- a CDS encoding ZIP family metal transporter, protein MFERFGEYLLTLHPVFLGFLGSTFTWFTTAFGAAAVFFFRRVNNKIMDAMLGFSAGIMIAASFFSLIQPAIERAEELGYTPWIPAVFGFLLGAFFIYAVDVFVPDLDKLTFIDEDLTRHGKKDFLLFTAVTLHNFPEGLAVGVAFGALVSTPDIHTLVGAIILTLGIGIQNMPEGAAISLPLRRGNVPLWKCFNYGQMSGLVEILGGVLGAYAVYTFTRILPFALSFSAGAMIYVSIEQLIPESKRKDIDSKVPTIFGIIGFTLMMFLDVSLG, encoded by the coding sequence ATGTTTGAACGTTTTGGGGAATATTTATTGACATTGCATCCTGTTTTTTTAGGGTTTTTAGGTTCTACATTTACTTGGTTTACGACAGCTTTTGGAGCGGCAGCTGTCTTTTTTTTCAGAAGGGTAAATAATAAAATAATGGATGCTATGCTTGGATTTTCAGCAGGTATTATGATTGCTGCTAGTTTTTTCTCACTTATTCAGCCTGCAATAGAGAGAGCTGAAGAGCTTGGCTATACTCCATGGATACCGGCTGTTTTTGGATTCCTTTTGGGGGCTTTTTTTATATATGCTGTTGATGTATTTGTTCCAGATCTTGATAAGCTCACATTTATTGATGAAGATTTAACAAGACATGGTAAAAAAGATTTTTTGCTTTTTACGGCTGTTACTTTGCATAATTTTCCAGAAGGACTTGCTGTTGGTGTTGCTTTTGGAGCTTTGGTTTCTACTCCTGATATACATACTTTGGTTGGAGCTATAATACTTACATTAGGAATTGGTATTCAAAATATGCCAGAAGGTGCAGCTATTTCTTTGCCTTTAAGACGAGGAAATGTTCCTTTATGGAAATGTTTTAATTATGGTCAGATGTCAGGCTTGGTTGAAATTTTGGGGGGGGTTTTAGGAGCTTATGCAGTTTATACTTTTACTAGAATTTTACCATTTGCTTTATCTTTCTCAGCAGGGGCAATGATTTATGTCTCAATTGAGCAATTAATACCTGAGTCTAAAAGAAAGGATATTGATAGTAAGGTACCAACTATATTTGGAATTATTGGGTTTACTTTAATGATGTTTCTTGATGTTTCTTTGGGTTAA
- the pstC gene encoding phosphate ABC transporter permease subunit PstC: MVLNLKTKRNIVTLGFNFFVFTSATISALSILLLILFIVNNGIAPFLHNRIKICNFLFSTNWNPTSNIQKSYGILSFIINSALTTFFSVIIALPIGLGFAIYLFEKTKGIYQKILQTIIELLAGIPSVVYGFFGSTFIATLIKNTFKREDNLGYNLISSAIVLSIMILPTIISVSYIALKAVPKSYKLASLALAATDWQTIYKVMIPSAGRGILAGVMLAIGRAIGETIAVLMVGGGSPLFIKNIFSPIRTLTINIAIDMGYASGTHREALFSTALVLLLSVIITNSIKYFILSSSKRLKIK, from the coding sequence ATGGTGTTAAATTTAAAGACAAAAAGAAATATTGTTACCTTAGGTTTTAACTTTTTTGTTTTTACATCCGCAACAATTAGCGCTTTATCTATATTATTGTTAATTTTATTTATTGTTAATAATGGAATAGCACCTTTTCTCCACAATAGAATTAAAATTTGTAATTTTTTATTCAGCACTAATTGGAATCCTACGAGTAATATACAAAAATCTTATGGAATTTTATCATTTATTATAAATTCTGCCTTAACAACATTTTTTTCTGTCATAATTGCACTACCAATCGGGCTTGGATTTGCAATTTATCTTTTTGAAAAAACTAAAGGAATTTATCAAAAAATACTACAAACTATTATAGAACTATTAGCAGGAATTCCAAGTGTAGTATATGGCTTTTTCGGAAGCACATTTATAGCTACTCTCATAAAGAACACATTTAAAAGAGAAGATAATTTAGGATATAACCTAATAAGCTCAGCTATAGTCTTAAGTATAATGATACTTCCAACAATAATTAGCGTCTCATATATAGCACTTAAAGCGGTTCCAAAATCATATAAACTAGCCTCTCTTGCACTAGCAGCTACAGACTGGCAAACAATATACAAAGTAATGATTCCTTCTGCTGGAAGAGGAATCTTAGCAGGAGTAATGCTAGCCATTGGCAGAGCTATTGGTGAAACAATCGCAGTTTTAATGGTTGGTGGAGGATCTCCTTTATTCATAAAAAATATATTCTCACCTATTAGAACTCTTACAATAAATATTGCAATAGATATGGGCTATGCATCTGGAACTCACAGAGAAGCTTTATTCTCAACAGCTTTAGTTTTACTATTATCAGTAATTATTACAAATTCAATCAAATACTTTATTCTTTCTTCTTCTAAAAGGCTAAAAATCAAGTGA
- a CDS encoding flagellar motor switch protein FliG, with product MQDPRLSKYQSVKKLGAISLNKIDEGDLSNKVTGTEMQGSILKTWVNLIKRDRSVFLEREQASSVSRGGRIEKLGFIRKENKITKIAKYFLAIGLEKASEIISELDDAHIISIIKEIAEIKYVTPEDKKKIIKEFEELVRYETKFLKIDNKFTYDLLNKSLSKSKAKEIYKKITGVDPFLPFDYLSDVENEQLWFLIGVENVKTLLIIYNYLSKEQKKYIFSMLDEQAKKQFIKELAKPRQFNMDMVETISNRLKSRFEMQGRLKTEKLDGSKILVDILSYMDSEDEKNLLKSINMKAFNPIKDGEIKEKIFDIDVILRIMDNDMHNILREFTDKNIAMIIKDKNDEIRNKILLNVSKRRKEIILEEENFLGKLNKNEIKQMTTSFISYIKELTLKGEIIIYRKNEEFV from the coding sequence ATGCAGGACCCTAGACTTTCTAAATATCAAAGTGTGAAAAAGTTAGGAGCTATTTCTCTTAATAAGATTGATGAAGGAGATTTAAGTAATAAGGTGACTGGGACTGAAATGCAAGGATCAATACTTAAAACTTGGGTCAATCTTATTAAGAGAGATAGGAGTGTGTTTTTGGAGAGAGAGCAGGCCTCTAGTGTTTCTAGGGGAGGTAGAATTGAAAAGTTAGGGTTTATTCGTAAAGAAAATAAGATTACAAAAATAGCAAAGTATTTTTTAGCTATTGGTCTTGAAAAGGCATCAGAGATTATATCTGAGCTTGATGATGCTCATATAATTTCAATTATTAAGGAAATTGCAGAAATTAAGTATGTTACTCCTGAGGACAAGAAGAAAATTATTAAAGAATTTGAAGAGTTGGTCAGATATGAAACTAAATTTTTAAAGATTGATAATAAATTTACATATGATTTATTAAATAAATCTTTAAGTAAATCAAAAGCAAAAGAGATTTACAAAAAAATTACAGGCGTTGATCCTTTCTTGCCTTTTGATTATTTGTCTGATGTTGAAAATGAACAACTTTGGTTTTTAATTGGGGTTGAAAATGTGAAGACTCTACTCATAATATATAATTACTTATCTAAAGAACAGAAAAAGTATATTTTTTCTATGTTAGATGAACAAGCGAAAAAACAATTTATTAAAGAACTTGCTAAGCCAAGACAATTCAATATGGATATGGTTGAGACTATTTCTAATAGACTTAAAAGTAGGTTTGAAATGCAAGGTAGACTTAAGACTGAAAAACTAGATGGTTCTAAGATATTGGTTGATATTTTGAGTTATATGGATTCTGAAGATGAGAAAAATCTTTTAAAGAGCATTAACATGAAAGCATTTAATCCTATTAAAGATGGTGAGATTAAAGAGAAGATATTTGATATTGATGTAATATTGAGAATTATGGATAATGATATGCATAATATTTTAAGAGAATTTACAGATAAAAATATTGCAATGATTATTAAGGATAAAAATGATGAGATTAGAAATAAGATTCTTTTAAATGTATCAAAGAGGCGTAAAGAAATTATCTTAGAAGAAGAAAATTTTTTAGGAAAACTCAATAAGAATGAGATAAAACAAATGACAACATCCTTTATCAGTTATATTAAAGAGTTGACTTTAAAGGGAGAAATAATAATATATAGAAAGAACGAGGAGTTTGTTTAG
- a CDS encoding alanine--tRNA ligase → MKLDDLRRKYIEFFESKGHCEISGKSLIPDNDSTVLFNTAGMQPLVSYLLGEMHPLGDMLVDVQKCLRTGDIDKVGDFSHLTFFEMLGNWSLGNYFKELSIKYSFEFLTSSSYLNISKDKLYVSVFEGDENIPKDTETASVWESLGIPCNRIFYLSREHNFWGPVGNVGPCGPDTEIFVDTGIDKCSSKCDITCSCGKYFEIWNNVFIQYRKDENGYYEELSRKCVDTGMGVERTITFLQGKSSVYDTEAFEPIIKKIEQASGRIYGRNLADDRAIRIIADHIKASCFILADSFAVLPSNVGQGYVLRRIIRRAIRYAKKIGIESHFLADLVDSVDGIYKSFYKELTEKKCFIKNELRKEEEKFFKTLRHGEQEFVKLTQKLLSKEIPGEFSFKLYDTYGFPYEITEELASEHGFSVDKIGFEEHFRKHQEISKKGGDKVFKGGLADCTYETIKLHTATHLLHKSLKLVLGEHVRQKGSNITKERLRFDFSHPHRMTDDEIKRVEDIVNLQIKNALSVEKSIMSLDDAIARGAIALFGEKYDDIVSVYEIDGFSIEVCGGPHVKNTSELGTFKIQKEQASSSGVRRIRAVLL, encoded by the coding sequence GTGAAACTTGATGATCTGCGTAGAAAGTATATAGAATTTTTTGAGAGTAAGGGGCATTGTGAAATATCGGGTAAGTCTTTAATACCTGATAATGATTCTACTGTACTTTTTAATACAGCTGGCATGCAACCTCTTGTTTCTTATCTTCTTGGAGAGATGCATCCACTTGGAGATATGTTAGTGGATGTTCAGAAATGTTTGAGGACAGGAGATATTGATAAGGTTGGAGATTTTAGTCATTTAACTTTTTTTGAGATGTTGGGGAATTGGTCTCTTGGTAATTATTTTAAAGAGCTTTCTATAAAATATAGTTTTGAATTTTTGACTTCGTCTAGTTACTTAAATATTTCAAAAGATAAGCTTTATGTTAGTGTTTTTGAGGGAGACGAGAACATTCCTAAGGATACAGAGACAGCTAGTGTATGGGAAAGCCTTGGAATACCTTGTAATAGGATATTTTATCTATCAAGGGAGCATAATTTTTGGGGTCCTGTTGGTAATGTAGGTCCTTGTGGTCCAGATACTGAAATATTTGTTGATACAGGAATAGATAAGTGTTCTAGTAAATGCGATATTACATGTTCTTGTGGTAAATATTTCGAAATTTGGAACAATGTATTTATACAATATAGGAAAGATGAGAATGGATATTATGAAGAACTATCTCGAAAGTGTGTGGATACAGGCATGGGAGTCGAGAGAACTATTACGTTTTTGCAAGGAAAATCTTCAGTTTATGATACAGAGGCTTTTGAACCCATAATAAAAAAAATTGAGCAAGCTTCTGGCAGAATATATGGGCGAAATTTAGCTGATGATAGGGCCATTCGAATAATTGCAGATCATATTAAGGCAAGTTGCTTTATTTTAGCTGATAGTTTTGCAGTTCTTCCTTCTAATGTGGGACAAGGCTATGTTTTAAGAAGAATTATTAGAAGGGCTATTAGATATGCAAAAAAAATTGGTATAGAGTCTCATTTTTTAGCAGATCTTGTTGATTCTGTTGATGGAATTTATAAATCTTTTTATAAAGAATTAACAGAGAAAAAGTGTTTCATTAAGAATGAGCTTCGTAAAGAGGAAGAAAAATTTTTTAAAACCTTGCGTCATGGTGAGCAAGAATTTGTTAAACTGACTCAAAAATTATTATCAAAGGAAATTCCAGGTGAGTTTTCTTTTAAGCTTTATGATACTTATGGGTTCCCTTATGAAATAACAGAAGAACTTGCATCTGAACATGGGTTTAGTGTGGATAAAATAGGATTTGAAGAACATTTTAGAAAGCATCAAGAGATTTCTAAGAAGGGAGGTGATAAAGTTTTTAAAGGAGGGCTTGCTGATTGTACATATGAAACCATTAAGTTACATACAGCTACTCATTTACTGCATAAGTCTCTTAAATTAGTATTGGGTGAACATGTAAGGCAAAAGGGAAGTAATATTACAAAAGAAAGATTGAGATTTGATTTTAGCCATCCTCATAGAATGACAGATGATGAGATAAAAAGGGTTGAGGATATTGTCAACTTACAAATAAAGAATGCATTGTCCGTGGAAAAATCTATAATGAGCTTAGATGATGCTATTGCTAGGGGTGCTATAGCTCTCTTTGGTGAAAAATATGACGATATTGTGAGTGTTTATGAGATAGATGGGTTTTCAATTGAAGTTTGTGGTGGTCCTCATGTTAAGAATACTAGTGAGCTTGGTACTTTTAAAATACAAAAAGAACAAGCTTCTTCTTCTGGAGTAAGAAGAATAAGAGCAGTTTTGCTTTAA
- a CDS encoding 6-phosphogluconolactonase has translation MEFLYSNKESDLKKRFFDFFLNNVNQDDFTSIGICGGRNIISFLNVFEENNYSLRKSHFFLVDERCVDLNSNDSNFKWLSEGFFSRMIKKNLIYSSNLHPFIYNEFDEVSSIHSYNIEFHSRFTRLDISIISVGEDGHIASLFPSKKLLFSEMEGYQYEYDAPKLPYKRISLTPKSLKLSKSCVLLFMGDEKKAALENFLNSEISLRECPAKIFDVFSSLLVLTNIEGVYAGP, from the coding sequence ATGGAATTTTTATATTCTAATAAAGAAAGTGATTTAAAAAAGAGATTTTTTGATTTTTTTTTGAATAATGTTAATCAAGATGATTTTACTAGTATTGGAATTTGTGGCGGACGCAATATTATTTCTTTTCTAAATGTTTTTGAAGAAAATAATTACTCTCTTAGAAAATCTCATTTTTTTTTAGTGGATGAGAGATGTGTTGATTTAAATAGCAATGATAGTAATTTTAAGTGGTTAAGTGAGGGTTTTTTTTCTAGAATGATAAAAAAAAATTTAATCTATAGTTCTAATCTGCATCCATTTATTTACAATGAGTTTGATGAAGTGTCTTCTATTCATAGTTATAATATTGAATTTCATTCTAGATTTACGAGATTAGACATTAGTATTATTTCTGTTGGTGAGGATGGACATATTGCCTCTCTTTTTCCTTCAAAAAAACTTTTGTTTTCTGAGATGGAAGGATATCAGTATGAATATGATGCTCCAAAACTTCCTTATAAAAGGATAAGTTTAACTCCTAAATCTTTGAAGCTATCTAAGTCTTGTGTTCTGCTTTTTATGGGGGATGAAAAGAAAGCTGCTTTAGAAAATTTTTTAAATTCAGAAATATCTTTGAGGGAATGTCCGGCAAAGATTTTTGATGTATTTTCTAGTTTATTAGTTCTTACAAATATTGAGGGGGTCTATGCAGGACCCTAG
- the dusA gene encoding tRNA dihydrouridine(20/20a) synthase DusA: MLIKRKISIAPMVNITDEHFRYLIRLFSKKVTLYTPMILAKSIIIGNLNKIVKQIPTDSPIAIQIATNCENDAAKAIEILENKFNFDEYNLNIGCPSSRIQNANYGACLMKTPTQVAKILKAMQKNTNKPVSIKHRIGIRDNDREYSEETYTELKKFVREIASFEINNFIIHARVAVLNGYSPKYNRNIPSLKHEFVYKLKQEYKNLFIETNGGINNNKHIKEHLSYVDSIMIGRAAAENPYFIAKASREFLKEKEQIPTRKVILSKMTEYIKEHNEYFSINTVLKHIMGIMFAKEGAAKFRQALTAPFPKTLKNHEILLKAIENLKDNILQSNS; this comes from the coding sequence ATGTTAATAAAACGAAAAATATCAATAGCACCAATGGTAAATATTACTGATGAACATTTTCGATATTTAATAAGGCTATTTTCAAAAAAAGTAACTCTATACACTCCCATGATTTTAGCGAAGTCAATCATAATAGGCAATTTAAACAAGATAGTAAAGCAAATTCCTACCGATTCTCCAATTGCAATCCAAATAGCAACAAACTGCGAAAATGATGCTGCTAAAGCAATAGAAATTCTTGAAAATAAATTCAATTTTGATGAATATAATCTTAACATTGGCTGTCCATCATCTCGAATACAAAATGCTAATTATGGAGCCTGTCTAATGAAAACACCAACCCAAGTAGCAAAAATCCTAAAAGCTATGCAAAAAAATACAAATAAACCAGTTTCAATCAAACATAGAATAGGAATAAGGGATAACGATAGAGAATATAGTGAGGAAACTTATACAGAACTCAAAAAATTTGTAAGAGAAATTGCATCATTCGAAATAAATAATTTCATTATCCATGCAAGAGTAGCAGTACTAAATGGATATTCTCCTAAATATAACAGAAATATTCCAAGTCTTAAACACGAATTTGTATATAAACTAAAGCAAGAATATAAAAACTTATTTATTGAAACAAACGGAGGAATTAATAACAACAAACATATAAAAGAACATTTATCATACGTAGATTCTATCATGATTGGAAGAGCTGCAGCAGAAAATCCTTATTTTATTGCAAAAGCTTCAAGAGAATTCTTAAAAGAAAAAGAACAAATTCCAACAAGAAAAGTAATATTATCAAAAATGACAGAATATATTAAAGAACACAATGAATATTTTTCAATCAATACAGTACTAAAACATATAATGGGAATAATGTTTGCAAAAGAAGGTGCTGCCAAATTCCGACAAGCTCTAACAGCACCTTTTCCCAAAACCCTTAAAAATCATGAAATACTTCTAAAAGCAATTGAAAATTTAAAAGATAATATCCTACAATCTAATTCTTAG